The following coding sequences are from one Aeromicrobium duanguangcaii window:
- a CDS encoding DUF1707 SHOCT-like domain-containing protein, which produces MTGVVRWDGFSADPRRAEVAGVRASDGDRETAVEALREAFADGRLDRAEFDRRSHAALAAALLGEFAPLLQDLEAPVPATLSVHDEAVRRYRREAREARNGFLTVGTITTGIWGATSIYGGDPYFFWPVFPMLAVGAGWFMKVANRGELIERHERKIARRLERRRRKDESEDPEG; this is translated from the coding sequence GTGACCGGCGTGGTGCGGTGGGACGGCTTCAGCGCCGATCCGCGTCGCGCCGAGGTGGCCGGCGTCCGCGCCTCCGACGGCGACCGTGAGACCGCGGTCGAGGCGCTGCGCGAGGCCTTCGCCGACGGGCGGCTCGACCGCGCCGAGTTCGACCGCAGGTCCCATGCCGCGCTCGCGGCCGCCCTGTTGGGCGAGTTCGCGCCGCTGCTGCAGGACCTGGAGGCACCCGTTCCGGCGACGCTGTCGGTCCACGACGAAGCGGTGCGCCGGTACCGCCGTGAGGCGCGCGAGGCCCGCAACGGCTTCCTGACGGTCGGCACCATCACCACCGGGATCTGGGGCGCCACCAGCATCTACGGGGGCGACCCGTACTTCTTCTGGCCGGTGTTCCCGATGCTGGCCGTGGGGGCCGGCTGGTTCATGAAGGTGGCGAACCGCGGCGAGCTCATCGAGCGGCACGAGCGCAAGATCGCGCGGCGCCTGGAGCGACGGCGCCGCAAGGACGAGTCCGAGGACCCCGAGGGCTGA